From one Streptomyces sp. ICC1 genomic stretch:
- a CDS encoding trypsin-like peptidase domain-containing protein, with amino-acid sequence MITTEYRTSATDVTTCEACWREPVETARAATHTHGRDLLCIPCAEAGYVPRVVLFSPLGIYGLSARRLKMGKHGAPGGPSMPPDLSLIPFFLFRPHTAHTPPVIRGETVPASPAGTGGWATWGEAPAAPPPHRGPARAKRPVALLAAVALAAAVIGGGTAAAVQQVLNKTNGTGTGVNGSTISQSNSGTVSGVAENVSPSVVRIDTRTSSGQGTGSGVVITADGEIVTNNHVVDGATQIQVTMSDGKKYNAKIVGTDPDKDLALIKLEGASGLTPAKLGDSDKLKVGDEVVAIGSPDRLTGTVTSGIVSALNREVNVPKSEKQQSPQGGYPFSYGGQQFNGDTGTDTTSYKAIQTDASLNPGNSGGALVNMNGEIVGMPSAIYSPSSDSGSAGSVGLGFAIPVNTIKADLPSLRKGGPGGTGNGTGNSGTSGNSGTNGFGTSF; translated from the coding sequence GTGATCACGACGGAGTACCGGACGTCCGCGACGGACGTCACCACCTGCGAGGCCTGCTGGCGCGAGCCGGTCGAGACCGCCCGGGCCGCCACCCACACGCACGGCCGGGACCTGCTGTGCATCCCCTGCGCCGAGGCCGGCTACGTGCCGCGCGTGGTCCTGTTCTCGCCGCTGGGCATCTACGGCCTGTCGGCGCGGCGCCTGAAGATGGGCAAGCACGGCGCCCCCGGCGGGCCCTCGATGCCGCCGGACCTGTCTCTTATACCCTTTTTCCTCTTCCGCCCCCACACCGCCCACACGCCCCCGGTCATCCGGGGCGAGACCGTCCCCGCGAGCCCCGCGGGGACCGGCGGCTGGGCCACCTGGGGCGAAGCCCCGGCGGCCCCGCCCCCGCACCGCGGCCCGGCCAGGGCGAAGCGCCCCGTCGCCCTCCTCGCCGCCGTCGCCCTCGCCGCCGCGGTCATCGGCGGCGGCACGGCCGCCGCCGTCCAGCAGGTGCTCAACAAGACCAACGGCACCGGCACCGGCGTCAACGGCAGCACCATCTCGCAGTCGAACAGCGGCACCGTCTCCGGCGTCGCCGAGAACGTCAGCCCCTCCGTCGTCCGCATCGACACCCGCACCTCGTCCGGCCAGGGCACCGGCTCCGGCGTCGTGATCACCGCCGACGGCGAGATCGTCACCAACAACCACGTCGTCGACGGCGCCACCCAGATCCAGGTGACGATGAGCGACGGCAAGAAGTACAACGCGAAGATCGTCGGCACCGACCCGGACAAGGACCTCGCCCTCATCAAGCTCGAAGGCGCGAGCGGCCTGACCCCGGCCAAGCTCGGCGACTCCGACAAGCTCAAGGTCGGCGACGAGGTCGTCGCCATCGGCTCTCCCGACCGCCTCACCGGCACGGTCACCAGCGGCATCGTCTCCGCGCTGAACCGCGAGGTGAACGTCCCCAAGTCCGAGAAGCAGCAGTCCCCGCAGGGCGGTTACCCGTTCTCCTACGGCGGCCAGCAGTTCAACGGGGACACCGGTACGGACACCACCTCCTACAAGGCCATCCAGACCGACGCCTCCCTCAACCCCGGCAACTCCGGCGGCGCCCTCGTCAACATGAACGGCGAGATCGTGGGCATGCCCTCCGCGATCTACTCCCCCTCCAGCGACAGCGGCTCCGCCGGCAGCGTCGGCCTCGGCTTCGCCATCCCGGTCAACACCATCAAGGCCGACCTGCCCTCCCTGCGCAAGGGCGGCCCCGGCGGCACGGGCAACGGCACCGGCAACAGCGGCACCAGTGGCAACAGCGGCACCAATGGATTCGGGACCTCCTTCTAG
- a CDS encoding DUF6879 family protein: MSSTPTFDELMAGCTTAFHLEMRDSYAVDYETGPFVAWRTGYRHDPADRAAWWRPWLDLVVDAVGRGIEIRRARIVSEPASEYTRFLYDSTFTNVAAGEDVRWLPRRRASDIAPPGNDFWLFDGEWVHWNHFAGDGSSLGEEITSDPVSAKLCTEAFETVWARATPHAEYKI; encoded by the coding sequence ATGTCCTCGACGCCCACCTTCGATGAGCTGATGGCCGGATGCACCACGGCATTCCACCTGGAGATGCGCGACTCCTACGCCGTGGACTACGAGACCGGCCCATTCGTGGCCTGGCGTACGGGCTACCGGCACGATCCGGCCGACCGGGCGGCCTGGTGGCGCCCGTGGCTTGACCTCGTGGTGGACGCGGTAGGCCGCGGGATTGAGATCCGCCGGGCCCGCATCGTCTCGGAGCCGGCCAGCGAGTACACCCGGTTCCTGTACGACTCGACGTTCACGAATGTCGCCGCGGGCGAGGACGTGCGGTGGCTGCCACGGCGCCGAGCGTCGGACATCGCGCCTCCCGGGAACGACTTCTGGCTGTTCGACGGTGAGTGGGTGCACTGGAACCACTTTGCTGGCGACGGATCGTCGCTCGGCGAAGAGATCACCAGCGATCCCGTCTCGGCGAAGCTGTGCACCGAGGCCTTCGAGACGGTCTGGGCGCGGGCCACGCCGCACGCCGAGTACAAGATCTGA
- a CDS encoding response regulator transcription factor, giving the protein MTAEGDQQRILVVDDEPAVREALRRSLAFEGYGTQTAVDGLDALDKAASYAPDLIILDIQMPRMDGLTAARRLRASGSTTPVLMLTARDTVGDRVTGLDAGADDYLVKPFELDELFARVRALLRRSSYAAPAPGDGELEDALTFGDLRMDLATREVTRAGRPVELTRTEFTLLEMFLAHPRQVLTREQILKTVWGFDFEPSSNSLDVYVMYLRRKTEAGGEPRLVHTVRGVGYVLRAGESGPE; this is encoded by the coding sequence ATGACCGCCGAAGGCGACCAGCAGCGCATCCTCGTCGTCGACGACGAACCGGCCGTGCGCGAGGCCCTGCGCCGCAGCCTGGCCTTCGAGGGGTACGGCACGCAGACCGCCGTCGACGGGCTCGACGCCCTCGACAAGGCGGCCTCGTACGCCCCGGACCTGATCATCCTCGACATCCAGATGCCCCGGATGGACGGTCTGACGGCGGCCCGCAGACTGCGCGCCTCCGGCAGCACCACGCCGGTCCTGATGCTGACCGCCCGCGACACCGTCGGCGACCGGGTCACCGGCCTCGACGCGGGCGCCGACGACTACCTGGTCAAGCCGTTCGAGCTGGACGAGCTCTTCGCCCGGGTCCGCGCGCTGCTGCGCCGCAGCTCCTACGCCGCCCCCGCCCCCGGGGACGGCGAGCTTGAGGACGCCCTCACCTTCGGCGACCTGCGCATGGACCTCGCCACCCGCGAGGTCACCCGCGCCGGCCGCCCGGTGGAGCTGACCCGTACCGAGTTCACCCTGCTGGAGATGTTCCTCGCGCACCCGCGCCAGGTCCTGACCCGCGAGCAGATCCTCAAGACCGTGTGGGGCTTCGACTTCGAGCCCAGCTCCAACTCCCTGGACGTCTACGTGATGTACCTGCGCCGCAAGACCGAGGCCGGCGGTGAGCCCCGCCTGGTCCACACCGTACGAGGGGTGGGCTACGTCCTGCGCGCGGGCGAGAGCGGCCCCGAATGA
- a CDS encoding helix-turn-helix transcriptional regulator, which translates to MPASPSSSAQAAREAVAARLRDLRRGAGLTVAELAGLCGWHHSKTSRIENGRTAPSAGDIRRWCGACGHPDEAADLVVRSMSAESMYSEWRHQVQELKKLQNSWPRIFAETQLFRIYSSTLVPGVLQAEGYAAGLLGTIARFRGYPEEGDEAARARVDRSRIIHDPGRRAVLVVEETALYYRMGNPDATAAQLGYLLTAGALPAVSLGVIPRTVEPRTMWPVETFHVYDDAFVSVELLSAEVNITQPSEVGLYLKAFEELRRMAVYGADARALVMGALAELQ; encoded by the coding sequence ATGCCCGCCTCCCCGTCGTCCTCCGCGCAGGCCGCCCGCGAAGCCGTAGCCGCACGGCTACGCGACCTACGCAGAGGCGCGGGGCTGACCGTCGCCGAGCTGGCCGGCCTCTGTGGCTGGCACCACTCCAAGACGTCCCGCATCGAGAACGGACGCACGGCTCCCTCAGCAGGAGACATCCGCCGCTGGTGCGGTGCCTGCGGCCATCCCGATGAGGCGGCGGACCTCGTCGTCCGGTCCATGAGCGCCGAGTCCATGTACAGCGAGTGGCGCCACCAGGTGCAGGAACTGAAGAAGCTCCAGAACTCGTGGCCCCGGATCTTCGCCGAGACTCAGCTGTTCCGGATCTACTCGTCCACGCTCGTGCCCGGCGTGCTCCAGGCCGAGGGCTATGCGGCCGGCCTGCTCGGCACCATCGCACGCTTCCGGGGCTACCCGGAGGAGGGCGACGAAGCCGCACGCGCGCGCGTGGACCGATCCCGGATCATCCACGACCCGGGCCGCCGCGCCGTCCTCGTGGTCGAGGAGACGGCCCTGTACTACCGGATGGGCAACCCGGACGCGACGGCTGCCCAGCTCGGCTACCTGCTGACCGCCGGAGCCCTGCCAGCGGTGTCCCTGGGGGTGATCCCGCGCACGGTGGAGCCACGCACGATGTGGCCGGTGGAGACGTTCCACGTCTACGACGACGCGTTCGTGTCCGTGGAACTGCTCTCGGCCGAGGTCAACATCACCCAGCCGTCTGAAGTCGGGCTCTACCTGAAGGCATTCGAGGAGCTGCGCCGCATGGCCGTCTACGGGGCTGACGCCCGCGCACTGGTCATGGGCGCCCTTGCCGAGCTGCAGTAG